Genomic DNA from Candidatus Stygibacter australis:
ATAGTGCTATCCCAGTCAGGCAATTTCCGGATAGAAACCTCAGATAGCGAGATAAATATCAGAAATATGATCACCCAAAATCTGGCTGCCAGCTACGTCTCAGGACTGTCACTTGAACCCACCTTCCAGACAGATATACAGCAAAGAGCCGTATTCTACCTGAAAAAATCAGACCTTAAAATCCTCAAAAGAGGCTTTTAAAACCAGTACTTACTACACCCCAGTAAACTAACCTGCGTACAGGGAAAGAGTCAATAGAACACAGATGCCACGGATTACACTGATCATCACGGATAATGTAATATAAAAATAATTTAACCATCATCCTCAGTCATAGCTTCGGCACGGCAGGCAGACGACACGGATAGCATGGATGAAATTAATCTTAAGATCAATCAGTTTTTGCTGGACAATAAATAACGGGGCAGGAGTGTAACACGACTGGTGAAAAGGGGTGATTGGAATGAGTAATGAGAAATCAATCTGCATTATTGCAAATGGTGAGAAACCGGATCTGAGTGTACTGGTAAGGGCACTTTCCGGAGTGGATCTGGTGATAGCTGCTGATGGGGGCAGCAATCATTGTCTGGATTTGAGAATCACACCAGATGTGATAATTGGTGATCTGGATTCTGCAGCTCCTAATATTGATAAGATATTTCCTAAGGCAGAGATAATTCACCTGCCAGATCAGGATACCAGTGATATGGAGAAAGCGGTGAATTATGCTTTAGGTTATAAACCTGATAGAATAAATATAATCTCAGCTTTGGGACTGAGAGCAGACCACATGCTGCAGAATATCCTGATATTTTATCATTTTAACCAATTAAAACCCTTGAATGAAGTGGAAATATGCCTGTATGATAACTGGGGTAAGATGAAATTTCTGGCTCCCGGAAGTCATACAATCAGAAATAAAAAAGGCAGGGCAGTATCATTTTTTAGTTTTGGCAGCATCAGTAACTTGACATTAAAGGGATTCAGGTATAATTTAGATAATCAGAAAAGTCAGGGATATTTTGGCGGATTGAGCAACGTTTATGAATCAGATGAATGCCTGGTGGAATTTGACGGCAGCAGGATGATCTGGTATGAATGCTATGAAGCGAAAGGAGAAAGTGTAGATGAATAAGGATGAATACCGTTTATTACCGGGAGTAGATATAGTTTTGCAGGATAAGGCTTGTGAAAGCGTGATAACCAGATATGGGGTCGGGCGCGTAACAGAAACTGTGCGAGTGATCATAGAGCAATCCAGACAGGAGATTGGCAGGGGAGCAAAGGCAATGAATGCAGATGAGATAATAGCAGAATGTGACAAATTGCTCAAGGACAAAACGCAAAGCAGTTTACACCCTGTGATAAATGGAAGTGGTATTGTGCTTCATACTAATCTGGGCAGGGCACCTCTGGGAGAGAAAGTGATCAGTGATCTGCAGGATATTTTGACAGGTTATTGTAATGTGGAATTTGACCTGCATACAGGGAAGAGGGGAAAGCGGGAAGATCACGTTCGGAGTCTTCTGCAGGAGATCACGGGTGCTGAAGATGCTGTGGTTGTTAATAATAATGCAGCGGCAGTAATGCTGATCCTGAAAACTCTGGCTGAAGGGAAGGAAGTAATAATTTCCCGGGGAGAACTGATAGAAATAGGCGGTTCCTTCAGGATACCTGATATTATGGCAGCCTCTGGGGCAAAGATGGTTGAGGTTGGCTGCACGAACATAACAAAGCTGAGCGATTACGAGGATGCAATTACACCTGATACAGGATTGATCTTCAAAGCGCATAAATCAAATTATTATATTGGCGGGTTCAGTGAAGAGGTGGAGCTTGATGATCTGGTAGCGCTTGCTCACGATAACGATCTGGTGATGGTTTATGATATAGGCAGTGGTTTACTGCGCAAGCCGGAGCAGCTTGACATGGCATCAGAACCAGATGTGAAAACTGCTATTCAGAGTGGGGTTGATCTGCTGTGTTTTAGCGGAGATAAATTACTTGGCGGTCCTCAGGCGGGGATAATTACCGGTAAGCAGGAATATGTGCAGCAGATAGCAAAAGCACCAATGATGAGAGCATTGAGAGTGGGGAAGATGACCATCTCTGCTTTGATCAGCGTGATGCAGGCATATCTTAATGATAATGAACTGATAGCCAGTATTCCTATCTTCCAGTTGCTGAACAGGAAATTGAGCGAGAAACAAGCTTTAGCAGAAAAATTGATAGGTTATTTAGAAGAAGCTGGAATAAGAGCGACGATCGTCGAAAGCTATGGCAGATGTGGCGGGGGGACAATGCCTGAACTTAAGATCGATAGTATAGCAGTTCAGATAGTATTTGATCACCCTGATATGGCAGAGGTTGTCCATCAGCAGTTACTATTGGGAGAGAAGCCGGTATTAGGAATCTTGCGTGAAGGTGAACTATTGTTTGATCTTACCAGTCTGATGGAAAGTGACCTGCCTGTGATAGCAGAACAGCTTGCCATCGCCATTAATAATCTTTAAATAAATGCAGCTATCTGATCTGATAAATACATATTCTAAAGCTATGCTGATAAAGTATGGCGAGAAAGTATTCCGGGTAGGAGTCAGTACTGGTATAATCTGTCCTCATCGGGCAGAGGGAGGATGTCTATTTTGTAATCCTCAAACCTTTAGAGGGGCATATCAAGCTGAAGAACTGACAATAGAAACGCAATTGGAAAAAGGGATTAATATCCTTAAGCAAAACAGCAAAGCAAAATCCTTTATTGCCTACTTCCAGGATGAAACATCTTCTGCAGGAGAGATTGATTACTTGAAGGATGTCTTCAGCAGGGCAATAAATTATCCAGAGATAAAGGGACTTACCATATCAACGCGTCCGGATTATGTGAATGAGGAATTATGTGAGTTACTGGGTTCTTTTAATAAACCAGTAAGTATCGAAATCGGGATGCAGAGCATCCATGACAGCAGTCTGCAATATCTGGAGCGGGGACACAGTCATCATGATACTATCGAAGCAATAGAGCTTTGCCGGAAATGGGTAATAAATACGGGAGTGCATCTGATCATGGGTATTCCGGGAGAGAGCAGGCAGGATATGATCGATACGATACGTTGGGTATCAGATAATAAGGGGATCCAGGAGATCAAGCTGCATAATCTGGTGATATATTCCGGGACAAGACTGGGAGAATTGTGGGAGAAGGGTGAAGTCAAGCAGATGCCGATAGATGAATACATTGAGATATTAAGTGAATTAATACCCTGGGTGAGAGAAGATATTGTGATCAGCAGGCTGTTTACGAGCAACATTCTGCACAATGACCTGGGAGTGGAGCCAATGCCGGGAAATAAAACGAAATGGATGAATCAATTACTCCTTAAGCTGATCAAAAAACAATATAGGCAGGGAAGTAGTCTGGGAGATGGGTAAAAGTACAGAAATTGACACAACTAAAACCTTGCGAATGGTTGAAAACCTCCACAATGGTTGACCGATATGAACAGGCAATATACATTGATAATTGGTTTGTTATGATTTATAAATTTCTGATCACTGATCGACCATTGCGGAGGGCTAA
This window encodes:
- a CDS encoding thiamine diphosphokinase; translation: MSNEKSICIIANGEKPDLSVLVRALSGVDLVIAADGGSNHCLDLRITPDVIIGDLDSAAPNIDKIFPKAEIIHLPDQDTSDMEKAVNYALGYKPDRINIISALGLRADHMLQNILIFYHFNQLKPLNEVEICLYDNWGKMKFLAPGSHTIRNKKGRAVSFFSFGSISNLTLKGFRYNLDNQKSQGYFGGLSNVYESDECLVEFDGSRMIWYECYEAKGESVDE
- the selA gene encoding L-seryl-tRNA(Sec) selenium transferase, whose amino-acid sequence is MNKDEYRLLPGVDIVLQDKACESVITRYGVGRVTETVRVIIEQSRQEIGRGAKAMNADEIIAECDKLLKDKTQSSLHPVINGSGIVLHTNLGRAPLGEKVISDLQDILTGYCNVEFDLHTGKRGKREDHVRSLLQEITGAEDAVVVNNNAAAVMLILKTLAEGKEVIISRGELIEIGGSFRIPDIMAASGAKMVEVGCTNITKLSDYEDAITPDTGLIFKAHKSNYYIGGFSEEVELDDLVALAHDNDLVMVYDIGSGLLRKPEQLDMASEPDVKTAIQSGVDLLCFSGDKLLGGPQAGIITGKQEYVQQIAKAPMMRALRVGKMTISALISVMQAYLNDNELIASIPIFQLLNRKLSEKQALAEKLIGYLEEAGIRATIVESYGRCGGGTMPELKIDSIAVQIVFDHPDMAEVVHQQLLLGEKPVLGILREGELLFDLTSLMESDLPVIAEQLAIAINNL
- a CDS encoding TIGR01212 family radical SAM protein (This family includes YhcC from E. coli K-12, an uncharacterized radical SAM protein.), translated to MQLSDLINTYSKAMLIKYGEKVFRVGVSTGIICPHRAEGGCLFCNPQTFRGAYQAEELTIETQLEKGINILKQNSKAKSFIAYFQDETSSAGEIDYLKDVFSRAINYPEIKGLTISTRPDYVNEELCELLGSFNKPVSIEIGMQSIHDSSLQYLERGHSHHDTIEAIELCRKWVINTGVHLIMGIPGESRQDMIDTIRWVSDNKGIQEIKLHNLVIYSGTRLGELWEKGEVKQMPIDEYIEILSELIPWVREDIVISRLFTSNILHNDLGVEPMPGNKTKWMNQLLLKLIKKQYRQGSSLGDG